One window of Nocardia nova SH22a genomic DNA carries:
- the pdxS gene encoding pyridoxal 5'-phosphate synthase lyase subunit PdxS, protein MTTPDTTSTTGTARVKRGMAEMLKGGVIMDVVTADQAKIAEDAGAVAVMALERVPADIRAQGGVARMSDPDLIDGIVNAVSIPVMAKARIGHFVEAQILQSLGVDYIDESEVLTPADYTNHIDKWQFTVPFVCGATNLGEALRRITEGAAMIRSKGEAGTGDVSNATTHMRKIRGEIRHLQSLPEDELFVAAKELQAPYELVREIAETGKLPVVLFTAGGIATPADAAMMMQLGAEGVFVGSGIFKSGNPAERAAAIVKATTFHDDPDVLAKVSRGLGEAMVGINVEEIPEPHRLAERGW, encoded by the coding sequence GTGACAACGCCCGACACCACCTCGACGACCGGCACCGCCCGCGTGAAGCGCGGTATGGCCGAGATGCTCAAGGGCGGGGTGATCATGGACGTCGTCACCGCCGATCAGGCCAAGATCGCCGAGGACGCCGGTGCGGTCGCGGTCATGGCGCTCGAGCGCGTGCCCGCCGATATCCGCGCCCAGGGTGGCGTCGCCCGCATGAGCGATCCGGATCTGATCGACGGCATCGTCAACGCCGTGTCCATCCCGGTCATGGCCAAGGCCCGCATCGGCCATTTCGTCGAGGCGCAGATCCTGCAGAGCCTCGGCGTGGACTACATCGACGAGTCGGAGGTGCTGACCCCCGCCGACTACACCAACCACATCGACAAGTGGCAGTTCACCGTGCCCTTCGTCTGTGGCGCCACCAACCTGGGCGAGGCGCTGCGCCGCATCACCGAGGGTGCGGCGATGATCCGCTCCAAGGGCGAGGCCGGTACCGGTGACGTGTCCAACGCCACCACCCACATGCGCAAGATCCGCGGCGAGATCCGCCACCTGCAGTCGCTGCCCGAAGACGAACTGTTCGTCGCCGCCAAGGAACTGCAGGCCCCCTACGAACTGGTCCGCGAGATCGCCGAGACCGGCAAGCTCCCCGTGGTGCTGTTCACCGCCGGTGGTATCGCCACCCCCGCCGACGCCGCGATGATGATGCAGCTCGGCGCCGAGGGCGTCTTCGTCGGCTCGGGCATCTTCAAGTCCGGCAACCCGGCCGAGCGCGCCGCCGCCATCGTCAAGGCCACCACCTTCCACGACGATCCGGACGTGCTGGCGAAGGTGTCGCGCGGCCTGGGTGAGGCCATGGTCGGCATCAACGTCGAGGAGATCCCGGAGCCGCACCGCCTGGCCGAGCGCGGCTGGTGA
- a CDS encoding TetR family transcriptional regulator, which yields MATAPNFQSEMRLLLRERVIDTARRLLVTEGWGAVNMSRVAKEVGVSRPVLYKEIGTKQDLADVVIANEVDVFLVGIAENLAAHADDVIAGVLAAIEFTLRTGSDNMLLKAVLSGRSAPDTALLPALMTEPEPVLGRAVAAVTAAIRAQYELAGVTDDELAPVAETVVRLALSHLFQPTGPVEAAMAQIRVVAVGLFEPLLTRD from the coding sequence ATGGCTACCGCGCCGAACTTCCAGTCCGAGATGCGCCTGCTGTTGCGCGAACGGGTCATCGACACCGCCCGCCGTCTGCTGGTCACCGAGGGGTGGGGTGCGGTGAACATGTCGCGAGTGGCCAAGGAGGTCGGGGTCAGTCGTCCGGTGCTCTACAAGGAGATCGGGACCAAACAAGACCTCGCCGACGTCGTCATCGCGAACGAAGTGGACGTCTTCCTCGTCGGCATCGCCGAGAATCTGGCGGCCCATGCCGACGATGTGATCGCCGGGGTTCTGGCCGCGATCGAGTTCACCCTGCGCACCGGCTCGGACAATATGCTGCTCAAAGCGGTGCTGTCGGGCCGCTCGGCGCCCGATACCGCACTGCTGCCCGCCCTGATGACCGAGCCGGAGCCGGTTCTGGGCCGCGCGGTCGCCGCGGTGACCGCCGCGATCCGCGCGCAGTACGAACTGGCGGGCGTGACCGACGATGAGCTGGCTCCGGTCGCGGAAACCGTTGTGCGCCTTGCGTTGAGCCACCTGTTCCAGCCGACCGGGCCGGTCGAAGCGGCGATGGCGCAGATCCGGGTGGTCGCGGTCGGGTTGTTCGAACCGCTCCTGACGCGCGACTGA
- a CDS encoding alkane 1-monooxygenase — protein sequence MTTSRTGEPTRSAVPQWHDRKRYLWLFGLVPPTAVLLAAGLVWLFNRLGWHDAAPVWWWIGPLLLYVLLPTLDRFFGPDGQNPPDEVMEQLENDRYYRYCVYAYIPFQLISLVFACYLWSASDLSWLGIDGGLGLVSKIGLALSIGTMGGVGINTAHELGHKKDELERWLSKITLAQTFYGHFYIEHNRGHHVRVATPEDPASSRLGESFWTFLPRSVWGSLRSSWSLERTRLQRMGKRPWTIHNDVLNAWLMSVVLWGALAAIFGPIVLPFLVLQAVYGFSLLETVNYLEHYGLLRQRTAAGRYERCTPEHSWNSDHIVTNIFLYHLQRHSDHHANPTRRYQILRSMDGAPNLPSGYASMITVAYFPPLWRRVMDRRVLAHYGGDITRANIQPGKRDRVLAKLGAR from the coding sequence GTGACCACATCCCGAACCGGCGAGCCGACCCGGTCGGCCGTGCCGCAGTGGCACGACCGCAAGCGCTATCTGTGGCTGTTCGGCCTCGTCCCGCCGACCGCGGTCCTGCTGGCCGCGGGGCTGGTGTGGCTGTTCAATCGGCTCGGCTGGCACGACGCGGCGCCGGTGTGGTGGTGGATCGGGCCGTTGCTGCTCTATGTACTGCTGCCGACGCTGGATCGCTTCTTCGGGCCGGACGGCCAGAATCCACCCGACGAGGTGATGGAACAGCTCGAGAACGATCGCTACTACCGCTACTGCGTGTACGCCTACATCCCGTTCCAGCTGATCAGCCTGGTGTTCGCCTGCTACCTGTGGTCGGCGTCGGATCTGTCGTGGCTGGGCATCGACGGCGGACTGGGCCTGGTGTCGAAGATCGGGCTCGCGCTGAGCATCGGCACCATGGGCGGCGTCGGGATCAACACCGCGCACGAACTCGGCCACAAGAAGGACGAACTGGAGCGGTGGCTGTCGAAGATCACCCTCGCGCAGACGTTCTACGGCCACTTCTACATCGAGCACAATCGCGGCCACCACGTGCGGGTGGCGACGCCGGAGGATCCGGCGAGTTCGCGCCTGGGCGAATCGTTCTGGACCTTCCTGCCGCGCAGTGTGTGGGGCAGCCTGCGCTCGTCCTGGTCGCTCGAACGGACCCGGTTACAGCGGATGGGCAAGCGACCGTGGACGATTCACAACGATGTGCTCAACGCGTGGCTGATGTCGGTGGTGCTGTGGGGTGCGCTGGCCGCGATCTTCGGGCCGATCGTGCTGCCGTTCCTGGTGTTGCAGGCGGTGTACGGGTTCTCGCTGCTGGAGACGGTCAACTATCTCGAGCACTACGGTCTGCTGCGGCAGCGCACCGCGGCCGGGCGCTACGAACGCTGCACCCCCGAGCACAGCTGGAACTCCGACCACATCGTCACCAACATCTTCCTGTACCACCTGCAGCGGCACAGCGATCATCACGCCAATCCCACCCGGCGCTACCAGATTCTGCGCAGTATGGACGGTGCGCCGAATCTGCCCAGCGGCTACGCCAGCATGATCACCGTCGCCTACTTCCCGCCGCTGTGGCGCCGCGTCATGGACCGCCGGGTGCTGGCCCACTACGGCGGTGACATCACCCGCGCCAATATCCAGCCCGGTAAACGCGACCGTGTCCTCGCGAAGCTCGGAGCCCGCTGA
- a CDS encoding rubredoxin produces MSRYLCPICDFVYDETEGAPREGFPAGTAWSAIPDDWCCPDCGVREKPDFEPLDPATTKGS; encoded by the coding sequence ATGTCCCGATACCTGTGTCCCATCTGCGATTTCGTCTACGACGAGACCGAAGGCGCACCGCGCGAGGGCTTTCCGGCGGGTACCGCGTGGTCGGCGATCCCCGACGACTGGTGCTGCCCCGACTGCGGCGTCCGCGAGAAACCCGACTTCGAACCGCTCGACCCGGCTACGACGAAAGGATCCTGA
- a CDS encoding rubredoxin yields the protein MTDYKLFRCVQCGFEYDEALGWPEDGIEPGTRWDDIPDDWSCPDCGAAKADFEMVEVSRA from the coding sequence ATGACCGACTACAAGCTGTTCCGTTGCGTGCAATGCGGTTTCGAATACGACGAGGCGCTCGGCTGGCCCGAGGACGGCATCGAACCCGGCACCCGCTGGGACGACATCCCCGACGACTGGTCGTGCCCCGATTGCGGTGCGGCCAAGGCCGATTTCGAGATGGTCGAGGTCAGTCGCGCATGA
- a CDS encoding NAD(P)/FAD-dependent oxidoreductase — protein sequence MTGRIVIAGAGVAGATAARTLRTEGYTGEIVVFGAEAHLPYRRPMVSKELLAGTANERRLLLESAQSWAGLDIELRRATTVTEIDVDGGRVHTADGATLGYDALILATGAHARQLPGPEFGAFTLRGAADVEPLRTAILDGGSILIVGGGLVGCEVAATARGLGAQVEIVHAGQAPLERVVPPVVGEHCRKLHADNGVVIHDAVVLDRIDNADGGIRAVAADGRQWSAAATLIAIGSEPDTELARRAGLAVGDGILVDERHTTSAPNIFAAGDAAAVYDPDGGVHIRAEQWNSAQAHGVTVAKSVLGQDIPRAEASWGWTTQYGTTIQFAGRSDPADEIILRTGDDPDRLVALAVRAGRVTAAAAVASPADLRAARSLIATRTTHDHETWANPAITLAELAATAEPIAHH from the coding sequence ATGACCGGCCGCATCGTCATCGCCGGTGCGGGAGTGGCCGGAGCCACCGCGGCCCGCACCCTGCGCACCGAGGGTTACACCGGTGAGATCGTCGTCTTCGGCGCCGAGGCGCACCTGCCCTACCGGCGGCCGATGGTCTCCAAGGAACTGCTGGCGGGCACCGCGAACGAGCGACGCCTGCTGCTCGAATCGGCGCAATCGTGGGCCGGGCTCGACATCGAGTTGCGCCGCGCCACCACCGTGACCGAGATCGACGTCGACGGCGGCCGGGTGCACACGGCCGACGGCGCCACCCTCGGCTACGACGCCCTGATCCTCGCCACCGGCGCGCACGCGCGGCAACTGCCCGGACCCGAGTTCGGCGCCTTCACCCTGCGCGGCGCGGCCGATGTCGAGCCGCTGCGCACGGCGATACTCGACGGCGGCTCGATCCTGATCGTCGGCGGCGGGCTGGTCGGATGTGAGGTCGCGGCCACCGCGCGCGGGCTGGGCGCGCAGGTGGAGATCGTGCATGCCGGACAGGCTCCCCTGGAGCGTGTCGTCCCGCCCGTCGTCGGCGAGCACTGCCGAAAGCTGCACGCGGACAACGGAGTAGTCATCCACGACGCGGTGGTACTGGACCGCATCGACAACGCGGACGGCGGAATCCGTGCCGTCGCCGCCGACGGGCGGCAGTGGTCGGCCGCCGCCACCCTGATCGCCATCGGTTCCGAACCGGATACGGAACTGGCACGCCGCGCGGGCCTCGCGGTCGGTGACGGCATCCTCGTCGACGAGCGCCACACCACCTCGGCGCCGAACATCTTCGCCGCCGGTGACGCCGCCGCGGTCTACGACCCCGACGGTGGCGTCCACATCCGCGCCGAGCAATGGAACAGCGCCCAGGCCCACGGTGTCACCGTCGCGAAATCTGTCCTGGGACAAGATATTCCGCGAGCCGAGGCCAGCTGGGGCTGGACCACCCAGTACGGCACCACCATCCAGTTCGCGGGCCGCTCGGACCCCGCCGACGAGATCATCCTGCGCACCGGCGACGACCCGGATCGCCTGGTGGCGCTGGCTGTACGCGCGGGCCGTGTGACAGCGGCAGCTGCGGTGGCGAGTCCCGCCGACCTCCGCGCCGCCCGATCCCTCATCGCCACACGAACCACCCACGACCACGAAACCTGGGCGAACCCCGCCATCACTCTCGCCGAACTCGCCGCGACAGCGGAACCGATCGCCCACCATTGA
- a CDS encoding NUDIX hydrolase encodes MTFSATTVLVLALIAAVVIAIGIWAYSTANRLDRLHVRGDQARDALESALSRRAVVARTVAISMAGPMSDSAAADQAKRLTTLADRAERADWSDRETAENQLAAALSSVDITTLRPQLVAELADAEARVLIARRFHNDAVRDTLALRTRRPVRLLHLGGTAPLPTYFEIAERVTPAATTGLEVDTVRTSARVVLLDEEDRVLLMRGHDPMTPDSPFWFTVGGGIEPGETLRTAAVREVWEETGFALDSTLLRGPIWRRVAVFPFNGELIRSEELFFVARVRWFDPKPADPTVWERRCVTAYRWCRPPDIAELDTLGEQVYPYHLDGLLGEAIATAGSDAEPEVRSIR; translated from the coding sequence ATCACCTTCTCCGCGACGACCGTGCTGGTCCTCGCGCTGATCGCGGCTGTCGTCATCGCGATCGGTATCTGGGCCTACTCCACCGCCAACCGCCTGGACCGTCTGCACGTGCGCGGTGACCAGGCCCGCGACGCGCTGGAGTCGGCGCTGTCGCGGCGCGCGGTGGTGGCCCGCACGGTGGCGATCTCGATGGCCGGGCCGATGTCGGATTCGGCGGCCGCCGATCAGGCCAAACGGCTCACCACCCTCGCCGACCGGGCCGAACGCGCGGACTGGTCCGACCGCGAGACCGCCGAGAATCAGCTCGCCGCGGCCCTGTCCTCGGTGGACATCACGACATTGCGCCCGCAACTGGTGGCCGAACTCGCCGATGCCGAGGCGCGAGTGCTGATCGCGCGCCGCTTCCACAACGACGCCGTGCGCGACACCCTCGCCCTGCGCACCCGGCGTCCGGTGCGGCTGCTGCATCTCGGCGGTACCGCGCCGCTGCCCACCTATTTCGAGATCGCCGAGCGGGTCACCCCGGCCGCCACCACCGGCCTCGAGGTCGACACCGTGCGCACCTCGGCGCGGGTGGTGCTGCTCGACGAGGAGGATCGGGTGCTGCTGATGCGCGGCCACGATCCGATGACCCCGGATTCGCCGTTCTGGTTCACCGTCGGCGGCGGCATCGAACCCGGCGAGACGCTGCGCACCGCGGCGGTGCGCGAGGTGTGGGAGGAAACCGGTTTCGCCCTGGACTCCACCCTGCTGCGCGGGCCCATCTGGCGCCGGGTCGCGGTGTTCCCGTTCAACGGTGAGCTGATCCGCTCGGAGGAACTGTTCTTCGTCGCCCGCGTCCGCTGGTTCGACCCGAAACCCGCCGACCCCACGGTGTGGGAGCGCCGCTGCGTCACCGCCTACCGCTGGTGCCGCCCACCGGACATCGCCGAACTGGACACCCTGGGCGAGCAGGTCTATCCGTACCACCTGGACGGACTGCTCGGCGAGGCCATCGCGACGGCGGGGTCGGACGCCGAGCCCGAAGTACGGTCCATTCGCTGA
- a CDS encoding glycosyltransferase family 4 protein, which yields MRIGMVCPYSFDVPGGVQSHVVELAQVLIERGHKVSVLAPASDDTELPEFAVSAGKAVAIPYNGSVARLSFGPTAYTRLRRWIADSDFDVLHVHEPNAPSISMLALKVAEGPIVATFHTSTTRSLVLATFQGVLRPYHEKISGRIAVSELARRWQVEALGSDAVEIPNGVDVPAFANAPLLEGYPRAGGTVLFLGRYDEPRKGMAVLLGALPRLVKRHPELEILIVGRGDEDRLRREAGEHARHLRFLGQVSDEEKASAMRSADVYCAPNLGGESFGIVLVEAMAAGTAVVASELDAFRRVLRDGTAGSLVPVGDSAALARAIDVLLTDGDRRDAQVRTADQVVGEYDWPVVAEQILRVYETVTVGDARVRTAG from the coding sequence ATGAGAATCGGCATGGTCTGCCCGTACTCGTTCGATGTGCCGGGTGGTGTGCAGTCCCATGTCGTCGAATTGGCGCAGGTCCTGATCGAGCGCGGCCACAAGGTCAGCGTGCTCGCGCCCGCCTCCGACGACACCGAGCTACCGGAATTCGCGGTGTCGGCCGGTAAGGCCGTCGCGATTCCCTACAACGGGTCGGTGGCGCGGCTGTCGTTCGGACCGACCGCCTACACCCGGTTGCGGCGCTGGATCGCCGACAGCGACTTCGACGTCCTGCACGTCCACGAACCCAACGCCCCGAGTATCTCGATGCTGGCGTTGAAGGTCGCCGAGGGGCCCATCGTGGCCACCTTCCACACCTCGACCACGCGGTCGCTGGTGCTGGCCACGTTCCAGGGCGTACTGCGGCCGTATCACGAGAAGATCAGCGGCCGGATCGCCGTCTCGGAGCTGGCGCGGCGCTGGCAGGTGGAGGCGCTGGGCAGCGACGCGGTCGAGATTCCGAACGGAGTCGACGTTCCGGCGTTCGCGAACGCGCCTCTGCTGGAAGGCTATCCGCGCGCGGGCGGCACGGTGCTGTTCCTGGGCCGCTACGACGAGCCCCGCAAGGGCATGGCGGTCCTGCTCGGTGCGCTGCCGCGGCTGGTGAAGCGGCACCCGGAGCTCGAGATCCTGATCGTCGGCCGCGGTGACGAGGACCGGCTGCGGCGCGAGGCGGGCGAACACGCGCGCCATCTGCGCTTTCTCGGCCAGGTGTCGGACGAGGAGAAGGCGTCGGCCATGCGCAGCGCGGACGTGTACTGCGCGCCGAACCTCGGCGGCGAGAGTTTCGGCATCGTGCTCGTGGAGGCGATGGCGGCCGGAACCGCCGTGGTGGCAAGCGAATTGGACGCCTTCCGCCGGGTGCTGCGCGACGGCACCGCGGGATCGCTGGTGCCGGTGGGGGATTCGGCCGCGCTCGCCCGCGCGATCGACGTGCTGCTCACCGACGGCGACCGCCGCGACGCCCAGGTGCGGACGGCGGATCAGGTGGTGGGCGAATATGATTGGCCGGTCGTGGCCGAACAGATTCTGCGGGTGTACGAGACGGTGACCGTCGGCGACGCCCGGGTGAGGACCGCTGGATGA
- a CDS encoding phosphatidylinositol mannoside acyltransferase has protein sequence MRAALTDKAYAAGWRLVRGLPEGAARRGFDFGGDWAARRANRAMHRGGQPNQLRRNLARVVGVDPHEVPDALIAASMRSYARYWREAFRLPTLDHAALAGSPLMPPPDGIEHLDAALERGRGVVFVLPHSGNWDMAGMWLVQNYGAFSTVAERLQPESLFERFVAYRESLGFEVFPLTGGEQPPFGQLAERLRRNRVVCLMGERDLTGKGVPVDFFGERTWMPAGAAKLAIETGAALMPVHAWFTVDSQGREGWGLKTGAPLDVSGGVAAATQQLADSFAANIARHPEDWHMLQPLWEGDLSEQRRERIARVQSGLAAERGDAAS, from the coding sequence ATGAGGGCGGCACTGACCGACAAGGCGTATGCGGCGGGCTGGCGGCTGGTGCGCGGGCTGCCCGAGGGCGCCGCGCGCCGCGGCTTCGACTTCGGCGGCGATTGGGCGGCCCGGCGCGCCAACCGGGCGATGCATCGGGGCGGGCAGCCGAATCAGTTGCGCCGCAACCTGGCCCGCGTGGTCGGCGTCGATCCGCACGAGGTGCCCGATGCGCTGATCGCCGCGTCGATGCGCTCCTATGCCCGCTACTGGCGCGAGGCGTTCCGGCTGCCGACCCTCGATCACGCGGCCCTGGCCGGATCGCCGTTGATGCCGCCGCCGGACGGCATCGAACACCTGGACGCGGCGCTCGAGCGCGGGCGTGGTGTGGTGTTCGTGCTGCCGCATTCCGGGAACTGGGACATGGCCGGGATGTGGCTGGTCCAGAACTACGGCGCGTTCTCGACCGTCGCCGAACGGCTGCAACCGGAATCGCTGTTCGAGCGTTTCGTCGCCTACCGGGAGAGCCTGGGCTTCGAGGTGTTCCCGCTGACCGGCGGCGAGCAACCGCCGTTCGGGCAGCTCGCCGAACGGCTGCGCCGCAATCGCGTGGTCTGCCTGATGGGCGAGCGCGATCTCACCGGTAAGGGAGTGCCGGTGGACTTCTTCGGCGAACGCACCTGGATGCCCGCGGGCGCGGCGAAACTGGCCATCGAAACCGGCGCCGCGCTGATGCCGGTGCACGCCTGGTTCACCGTCGACTCCCAGGGCCGGGAGGGCTGGGGCCTGAAAACCGGTGCGCCGCTGGATGTCTCGGGCGGGGTGGCGGCCGCGACTCAGCAGCTGGCCGACTCTTTCGCGGCGAATATCGCCCGGCATCCGGAGGATTGGCACATGTTGCAGCCGCTGTGGGAGGGCGATCTGTCCGAACAGCGGCGGGAGCGGATCGCCCGGGTGCAGTCCGGGCTGGCCGCCGAACGGGGAGACGCGGCGTCATGA
- the pgsA gene encoding phosphatidylinositol phosphate synthase — translation MLSFFGRETFAKATAPLGRALVSTGLTPDAMTLIGTTASIVAAVTLFPTDHLFWGTMVIWLFVMFDMLDGAMARARGGGTKYGAVLDATCDRVADGAIFGALAWWSVYHEQSKHLFVATLVVLVTSQVISYAKARAEASGLSADGGLIERPDRLVIVLVGAGFTGIGGYFGIEWLTYAVYVAMYILAVLSIVTVFQRVLAVRNSAGARDVLAPANKATPDTAK, via the coding sequence GTGCTGAGCTTCTTCGGTCGGGAGACGTTCGCCAAGGCGACCGCGCCGCTGGGCCGGGCGCTGGTGAGCACCGGGCTCACCCCCGATGCGATGACGTTGATCGGCACCACCGCCTCCATCGTGGCCGCGGTGACGCTGTTCCCGACCGATCACCTGTTCTGGGGAACGATGGTGATCTGGCTGTTCGTCATGTTCGACATGCTCGACGGGGCGATGGCCAGGGCGCGCGGCGGCGGCACGAAATACGGCGCGGTCCTCGACGCCACCTGCGACCGGGTCGCCGACGGCGCGATCTTCGGCGCGCTGGCGTGGTGGTCGGTGTACCACGAGCAGAGCAAGCATCTGTTCGTGGCGACGCTGGTGGTCCTGGTGACCTCGCAGGTGATCTCGTATGCCAAGGCGCGGGCCGAGGCCAGTGGTCTGTCGGCCGACGGCGGGCTCATCGAGCGTCCGGACCGGCTGGTGATCGTGCTGGTGGGCGCCGGATTCACCGGTATCGGCGGCTACTTCGGCATCGAATGGCTCACCTACGCGGTCTATGTCGCGATGTACATCCTGGCCGTGCTCAGCATCGTCACCGTGTTCCAGCGCGTGCTGGCGGTGCGCAATTCGGCCGGAGCGCGCGATGTCCTCGCCCCGGCGAACAAGGCCACACCCGATACGGCGAAGTGA
- a CDS encoding HIT family protein, with protein sequence MVEEAVTQQDPGRIVDTGAGDPDRLQRLWTPYRMSYITGAVADRDNHAEEKNSSAGLKHPFTEIPKMSDEDGLVIARGEWVFAVLNLYPYNPGHMMVVPYRRVADLEDLTAEESAELMAFTQRAIRVMKRVSRPEGFNVGLNLGGVAGGSLADHLHQHIVPRWGGDANFITVVGGVKVMPQLLRETRALLAGAWHETKEVE encoded by the coding sequence ATGGTGGAAGAGGCTGTGACACAACAGGACCCGGGCCGGATCGTCGACACCGGGGCGGGGGATCCGGACCGGTTGCAGCGGTTGTGGACCCCGTACCGGATGTCCTACATCACCGGTGCGGTCGCCGATCGCGACAACCACGCCGAGGAGAAGAACTCCTCGGCGGGGCTGAAGCATCCGTTCACCGAGATCCCGAAGATGTCCGACGAGGACGGCCTGGTGATCGCACGCGGCGAATGGGTCTTCGCGGTGCTGAACCTCTACCCGTACAACCCCGGGCACATGATGGTGGTGCCGTATCGGCGGGTCGCCGACCTGGAGGACCTCACCGCCGAGGAGAGCGCCGAACTGATGGCGTTCACCCAGCGCGCGATCCGGGTGATGAAACGGGTGTCGCGGCCCGAGGGCTTCAACGTGGGGCTCAATCTGGGCGGGGTGGCCGGTGGTTCGCTGGCCGACCACCTGCACCAGCACATCGTTCCCCGCTGGGGCGGGGACGCGAACTTCATCACCGTCGTCGGCGGGGTGAAGGTGATGCCGCAGTTGCTGCGGGAGACGCGGGCCCTGCTGGCCGGGGCGTGGCACGAGACGAAGGAAGTCGAGTAG